Part of the Shewanella eurypsychrophilus genome is shown below.
CAAATTGCCTTTGGATGAACGCGGCTTATTATCACCGGCACCCAGAACTCAATTCATAAAAATGATTATTGAAGCCCTAGGTCGAGATCCGACAAAGGAGCTAACGGAAGAAGAGCAACAGAGGCTCGCAAATCATCCCTTTGCCTTTAAACCAACCTCAGAAAAACTGGCATTATTTAATGCATTAGTCAGAAAGCAACTCGATAGGAGTGCATCACCCCAATATGAATTTGCTTATCAGTATATTTCAGGACAAATAGATGCCGACAAATGGCAACAAGTTGGCTTACAGGGCATAGCAGATATTTGCGTTAGAGCAAACGAGCTTGATCACTCAAAACAGCTAATCAATAATTTTGAATCCAGCTCATTGGAAGTCCAGATAGCTGTATGTCAGTGTTTAGAGCACCTAACGATTGAACCAAAGCTAGCTGATAAGGTATTTGAACATCTATTAAAAGTCGACAGTTCACATAAGCTCTTCTTTTTGCGTGCCTTAGCATCAAACAAAGTGCTATCTCAACAAGCTATATCGCACTTAAAAGAGCATCAGCTTTTAGATGCTGAAGCATTAATCACAATCGCAGCCAGAAACTGGATAGCATTGACAGATGATCTTACTCGCACTGTTTTCCTAGAAGCTTTATCCTTACAGGAACAACACTTTTTTAATCAAATTTTTGCTGATATTGTGGCGATACCGGTTTTAAGAGCTCAAATACTCGCTGAACTTCGTAACCCTAATCGAAGCCCACAACTGGCAACCGCTATTGGTGGTTTATTCAAGGTAATAAAATCATGATGACAGACTTTATATTTTTTGTAGCCCTCATTGTCATTGCCGCGTTTTTTTGGCAATTACGACAAATGGCAGAAATTAGCCGTATCTTTTCACAGAAAGAATGTCAGAAGCAAAAAGTACAATTACTTGCTATTGCTATGGAATCAGCAAGACCAAGTATAGGCGGTAACAGTGGACTCACCTGGAAAGCCAAGTACATTCTTGAATTTAGCACGGATGGCATAAATCAATATAAAGCAGAACTCTGGATGCATGGCAAAAAAATTCAAAAAATTAAATGGCCTATTTTCCCGGAGCCAGAATGGATGGACGCCCCTGAATCACGAGGTTCCGTCGGGGGAAGTTGCGGCTCTCGAGGCAGTTGTAATACAGGTAAATGTAAATAGCTGTAAATAGACAAAACCTATAGATAAGAAAAAGCGCGGCTTCTAGAAGCCGCGCTTTTTGTCTCTTTTTGTTAAGCAATCCTGCTATTTATTGTGCTCCCTGCACCATCCATGCGTTTAATGTGCTCCTTGCATCATCCATGT
Proteins encoded:
- a CDS encoding DUF3301 domain-containing protein; the encoded protein is MMTDFIFFVALIVIAAFFWQLRQMAEISRIFSQKECQKQKVQLLAIAMESARPSIGGNSGLTWKAKYILEFSTDGINQYKAELWMHGKKIQKIKWPIFPEPEWMDAPESRGSVGGSCGSRGSCNTGKCK
- a CDS encoding DUF3549 family protein, which produces MTEITTLSQFLATANTQFQVYDMGRRVQNIDVMAFHQFENLAAPYPYPIQGHAQFAVVFWDKSQQHYIWFLKLPLDERGLLSPAPRTQFIKMIIEALGRDPTKELTEEEQQRLANHPFAFKPTSEKLALFNALVRKQLDRSASPQYEFAYQYISGQIDADKWQQVGLQGIADICVRANELDHSKQLINNFESSSLEVQIAVCQCLEHLTIEPKLADKVFEHLLKVDSSHKLFFLRALASNKVLSQQAISHLKEHQLLDAEALITIAARNWIALTDDLTRTVFLEALSLQEQHFFNQIFADIVAIPVLRAQILAELRNPNRSPQLATAIGGLFKVIKS